GAAGGTCTTACAGAGGCGCTAGACGCACCACAAACGCAGGTTCGCTTGTTTGGTAAGCCTGATATCGATGGCCGCCGTCGTCTAGGTGTGGCGCTTACTCGTCGTAACAGTACTGAGGCAGCGATTGAAGATGCAATTGAGAGCGCGTCAAAAGTAAAAGTGATTTACTAACCTGCTATTCAATTCTGAACAATCACGATTTCAAATCTGAACAATAAAAAAGACGGGCTATCGAGCCCGTCTTTTTGTTGATGTTATCATTTTATTGAAGCGGTCTTTTCGCTTGAAAGCTCACTGACTTAAGCGTCTGACTCAATCAAATACACTTCTTCGCTGAATCGAGACAAGCCTTTCTTAGCAATCTTCGGATGTTCATCGTCCGCTATATCTTGATTCAACAATGTGATTTTGTATCCAGCGAACAACTGATCGATCTCTAGTTTAGGTACGCTAAACGGAGGCCCCGCCATCTCGCTTTGATCATAATCCAGCGTCACCAGAAGGATCTTACCGCCCGGTTTCAACAGTTGTTTCAAACGCTCTACATACTGCACTCGCATCTCTTCAGGCAATGCGACTAAAGACGCGCGATCATAAATGGTATCGACAGGCTGGATTGGCGCCGTGAAGTAATCGCCCGTGTAGATGTTCAGTTCATCGAATTGATACAGCTCGTGCTGACCACTGATTTGAGTCACAGTCGGGGTGTAAAGGTGCTCTGCAAAAAATGCGCGAACCGCAATCTGGCTTAACTCGACACCTTGAACATCTTCATGCTTTGAAGCTAGCCAAATCAGATCTTCACTTTTACCACAAAGTGGAACAAACACACTCTTCTCGTAGCTAGGCTCAGTCTTTTCCCAAAATTTAATCAGAAGTGGGTTAACATCTTCGAGGTGGAAACCAATTTGGTTGGCTGCCCATTTATTGTGCCAAAATTCAGGATTATTCATCTTTCGTTCATGTTAAACAGTCATAATGCAAGGGTACAGTATAGAGAGGTAAGAGCAACCTTAGCTTGGTTTAAAGTACCAAATTGCTTTCGATAAAATCAGAAACTGGCTAAGTTCAAAGTTCTGATAATTGCGGAACTAACGCTTGGATTATTTGTCTATATCTTCACATTTTAAAGCAATATTAAACGTTAGAGTTGGTTTCTGTCTTAGCTAGCCCAATTTAATATGTAGTAAGTTTAGTTAAGCTGTTTTTACTCTTGTGCGTTACTGGTTACCCCTTTTGACTACCCGTTTTTTGTAACCTTGTATTTTGGAGTTTGAATGAGTGTATTTCTCCGTACGACGGCCCTAATGCTTTTGGTATTGAGCCGAGCGCCTGCATTCGCAGCAGCACCTGTTTCAACAAGTTCAACAGATCAAACGCGCACTCCTGCGCAAAACCAAATATCTTCAAACGTATTCCGTCATAGTTTGAGCGGCCTTTACGGCATCAAAGCCTTCGACTCACGCCCGACTCAGCCTTACACCGACTTCGATATTCTGTACAGCAAAGCGCATCAAGGCCAAGCTGAACTTGAAACTATCTGTAAAAGTACTGCCCTACTCACCAATTCTGAAGCGCTATTTGCTGGCGTTAAATCTCAAGCTCGTGCAGAAGAAAAAATCGCCCTTGAGCTTGATGGTGATGTGACAAAAATTACCGACTTAGCCCGTGCAACTATCATCGCGAATGATGTCGAGAGCTTGGTTGAAGTGTACGAAGCGCTAAGCCGTGAAGCAGACGTTGTTAAGCTGAAAAACAAGTTTAAATCACCAGCTGACTCTGGCTACCGTGACCTTAACTTGTTGGTTCGTTTGCCAAAGACCAACATCATTGCAGAAGTTCAACTTCACTTAAAAGCGATTGCTGATGTGAAAAGTGGCCCTGAGCACGAACTCTACGAAATCATCCAAGGCATTGAGCGTCACGCAATTGCAGAACATCGCCCAATCAACGATATCGAAGCGGCACAAATCAATAGCCTAAGACGCCAATCTTTAGAGCTTTACCAACAAGCATGGCAACCTTACATTACCACGCACATTAAAGCGGCATAAACGCTTACCATAAACAAGAACAACAAAGGGCTGCATAATCGCAGCCCTTTCTTTTTATTAGTGCTCTCGCGTTGCTTTCATT
Above is a window of Vibrio atlanticus DNA encoding:
- a CDS encoding thiopurine S-methyltransferase, whose translation is MNNPEFWHNKWAANQIGFHLEDVNPLLIKFWEKTEPSYEKSVFVPLCGKSEDLIWLASKHEDVQGVELSQIAVRAFFAEHLYTPTVTQISGQHELYQFDELNIYTGDYFTAPIQPVDTIYDRASLVALPEEMRVQYVERLKQLLKPGGKILLVTLDYDQSEMAGPPFSVPKLEIDQLFAGYKITLLNQDIADDEHPKIAKKGLSRFSEEVYLIESDA
- a CDS encoding RelA/SpoT domain-containing protein, producing MSVFLRTTALMLLVLSRAPAFAAAPVSTSSTDQTRTPAQNQISSNVFRHSLSGLYGIKAFDSRPTQPYTDFDILYSKAHQGQAELETICKSTALLTNSEALFAGVKSQARAEEKIALELDGDVTKITDLARATIIANDVESLVEVYEALSREADVVKLKNKFKSPADSGYRDLNLLVRLPKTNIIAEVQLHLKAIADVKSGPEHELYEIIQGIERHAIAEHRPINDIEAAQINSLRRQSLELYQQAWQPYITTHIKAA